One Candidatus Binataceae bacterium genomic window, GACGAATTCGTTGAGCATCCGCGCGGGCAGGTACTCGGGCAGTTCGCGCGGGGCGCGCGGGCGTGAGGAGAGAGGGGAGAGGGACGGGCGGCGGGCAGGTTCGGCGGCCATCGGGGATCAGGTGTCCCGCTCGTTATCGATTACGATACAGGGGCTGTCGAAGGGGACATAGGCGCGGCCCAAGGCGGCGATAACGCGCTCACCGCGTCCCTGGACGGGCCCCAGATCGACGAACAGCACCTGGTCGCGGCGATGGTCGATGATCTCGCTGAGCGCGTGGCGGCATCGCACCAGGTCGGTGGGTGAGAACTGGCATTCGAAGATGGAATACTGCAGATGGTCGCCGAAGTCGCGCATGGTTTGGAAGACCTTGCGCAGCCGCTTGTCGTCGCAGATGTCGTAGCATACCAGGTACGAGTTGCGCATGACTATTCTTGGGGAACTCGGATGTCGCGGTCCGGCCTGGGCATGAAGAGCCCCATTCCGAAATGACTATTATAGCCGAGGGCGAGCGGACCGGGTACCGGTGTGACAAAAGTTATCTTGAAGGCGCCAGCCAGCCGCCGTGCGCCGTCGTCACCAGCCTTCAGACGCGACCGGCGAAACTCGATAGGCCGCCAGCGATCCGCGATTTTGAAGACGCCATTTTCATCAGACGCGGGCTCGATAACCACATCGGCCGCGTCCAGCTCCGGGCGAAGGGTGGCAAGCTGAGCCCGCAAGTCTTCCTGAAGAAAAGCCGTCCGGTCGGATGCGGATCGCAAGTCGATCCGCTCTGTTCCCCGGGTTTTGGCGTAGCGCGTGGCGACATAGGGCGTGACACCGATCCACTCGCGCGCAGGTCCGAGCGGGGCCGGAGCATACTCCCGCGCCGACGCCAGACCAAGAAGGAGAACGCGCAGCGGAAAGCTCGCCTCGCTATCGCGCCCGGTGTGCAATTGAGCCAAGCGATTGAGCGCCATCTGCTCCTTGTGGTCAAAACCGCGCGCGGCGTAGATCGTCAAATGGTCAAGGCGGCCGTCGTGGTCCTCGTCGGTTGGAAGGTAGTAGGCGTGGGAGTGACCATCCAGCGGTTCACCGCTCTCATTTTTTCCGGAGAATGTCGCGGACCGGCCGCGGATGCCGCCTCTTTCGGTCAACCGACCGAAAGTGCCCATCAGCGCGCGCCGCGCCGCTTCGGCGACGGGCAGAGTCTCAGTGACAAGCGGGAGCACCGTCGAGTCGATGGCGTAGCGTGCGATCTGGATGTAGGGGGCAGGCGCGGCGCGGCGCCGGGCCGGCTCGCGCCTGAAGCAGTCCGTGGGACGGGCGTAGCTAATCCAGAGGGAGCCGGGAGGATCAGACCAGCGCTCCTGATGCAGCTGCAACGTCTCCATGCACAGATTCCAGGCTGGGTCGTAAATGCTGGAGCGCGTTTCCGTCGTGGTCCTGTTCTTTCCGCGGCCGACGGTCACGCTTTGGGTAGTAACCACGTGGCCGTCATCGAAGGCTCCGGACGGATCCGCGCAAAGCAGGCGGACGATTTCATGGCCGGCAGGCAAGCTACCGCGTAGGGGCGCGCAGATGAATCCGCCGGGGATGTGTCCGTAACTTTCCAATCGCGCTTCGCACCAGGATTCCGCCCGGCCGAAGGTGTTGAGGTTGCCGAGGATTGCTGATAGCGCCTCGGTTTGATCCGAGTCGAGCGCGGCGGTCGGCCAGTCGATCAGCACAGGCGCCTCGCGCGGAAGCGCGACAAATGTATCGAACACCATCGTGCGGTCGTCCGGGCCTTTCTTAAACCACGGCATGAAGTGGCGGGTATGGCCGGTGGAGGCGGGGGGAAGAACAAATTGCGGCGGCTCAGCAAGGAGACGGAGTATTGGCTCGACCCGGGATTGCGGAAGTCCGGGCAGTGTTCGTTTCCAGGCCGCGACCAAAGCCCGCAGGACACGCCACGGCGAGGGTGGCCATTCAACCGCGCCCTCGTTCACGTGTCGGCCCCATGGCGTGCCGTGATACCGACCGGCTAAGAACCTTATTGATACGGATAGCATTATTCCTGGTCCGCTTCTTGTGGCTCGTTCTCATCCGCGGACTTGGCGGCAGGTTTTTTCGCCGGTTTCCATTCGACCGGTGTAACCGGAGGATCGGCAAAGTGTTTCTTGCAACTGCTGATCAGCTCGGTGCATTCCTTGAGTAGCTCGTCCTCGGCTGGAATCGCGAAATGTTCGGGGCGAGTGACTTCCAGTTCTCCGGTGACTTGCAGATCGCACGCTGTGCGCAGGCGTAGGCCGGTGTATAGGAAGCGGCGCACTTTGAACAGGGACAGAGCGATCAGAAGCTCGGTTGCCTCCCCTGGCAGCGCATAGCCGCGAAGCAGCGCGAGGTCGAGATTGAAGAACGCCGTGATTTTCCGGGCGGTGAATTCCGTACGATGAAAAGGAACATTTCCAAAGCCCTGCCTGGTATCGCCCGAGGGGTCAACTCGATCGTTCTTAACGCCGCCGCTCTCGGCGACTCTGACCTGGGATGCTTCGATAAAGCCGCTCAGGATTCTCGGGAGCCGGAGTCGCCCTCCCGCCAGCTCCTTCTTGGCCAGAAATACCCCGTGAATGACCGACCCCGGATCATACCTAAAAACCAGTTCCGCCAGCGCCTTGAGATTAACCGGGCCGCTTTCCAGGCCCGCCGCGCCTTGCTTCAGCTTTTCGAAGACGGTTTTGTCCTGCCCCTCCAAGATGTACGGCGAGTTGATTCGGTGGGCTTCGAGCACCGAGTTGGTAAAAAGGCGGTCGCCCGAGCGCACCTGAATGTAGGGCAGGCCTCGCAGCTCCGCGATCAAGTCGTCGCTGCCTCCGTCCCAGCAGGCCAGCTCCATGCGATTAGCCACAGACTGCACGGATTCGACCAGCAGCATCTCGGTGCCATCAGGTAGGGTATAGCGCGCGGGGCCCAGATCGGCGAAGCCGGTGGGCTGGAAGCGGTTGCCCTGCAGAGGCTTCAGCTCGGCCTGCATCAAGAGCCGTGGAGCAGTGGCAAGCGTTTTGTGAGCGACCGACATGGCGATGGTTCCTCCTAAGGGTTGGGGCTGTTCCCGGCCTGATCGCGGTCCAGATCGCCGATGGATATGACCAAGCGGAAGAGCTGGTTTACGGCGCCGTTGTCAACGGGAAACAGCAGCGCGGCGGCCAAGCGCCGAGAGTCAAGCCCGTCACCGCCGAGGCGATCAAGCTCCAGCCAATCGCGGTCCCTGGCGCGCCGCCCGCGGATCGGCATCGGCATCGGCGACAGGCCTGTGGCGCGCAACCGGCGCATCGCGACCACGCAGGCCTCGCCCAGCCGATTGGCTCTAAGCAGTTGCACGATCGACGGCTCGGCCCTGATGCTGATGGCGCCGCCCTGTTGGTTGAGCTGCAGGCGCACGGCGGGATTGCCCTTGGCATCACGGTAAATCTCAAGTGGGCCTGGTAGGAAGAGCAGTTTCAGCAGCGCATAGGCCCGTGGAATATCCGAAGCGCTCTGGGGGTGGGGCGCTGCCTGGTTCGTGCCCGACACCAGCATCAGTCCCCACAACAGCTCTTCGATCCGTGCGTCATCCACGGCCCCTGAAATAAATGCGCTAATCGCGTCAAGCGGCGTTGCGGCGCGAAAGGAGAGCGGCAGATGCTCGCAACTGGCGCGTTCGCCGTCCATCAAGCGCCGTTCCAGGACGCTGAGAAGATTGGCTATCGGGTTGGCGGCATTCCAAGCGGTGGCGGTATCGCTCTCGGCCCAGTTCGGAGACCGCTTCTTCCAATCGATCGGTTCGAGATTAGCGCGCAGCGGTCCAATTTTGCTCTCCCGATCGTAGATGGAGGCTACCGCGCGAGCGATAGCGAACTCTGGCGAACTGTCGTTCGAGGCCTCAATCCACGCATCGGAGAGCGGGCCAAGAGGCGCCAGCCTGTGCTCGTCCCTGAAACGACCGCCATTGGCCAGCTCTCGCTCCACATTGCCGACCGAGACCAGCACCTCCTGGAAGAGCGGTGCGCCGCCGTGCTTGCAGAACTCGAAAATGGCCGACTCGATGCGGCTAAGCGCGGAGACAAACCTGGGCGGCGCCTTCTTGTCAGCGCTAGCGCGTCGGAAGCGGTCCAACCAGGTATCTATCTCTTGTAATAGACTCGCTGACGGCCGCTCGGTTACCTCGAAGGCACCGAGGGGAATCGACAGGAACGACTGCCCGTTGCGCATCAGAAAGCCGGTTCGGATAAAACGCTTTATGCCTCGGTCCACTCCAAGGGTGCTGGCCGCGCGAGCAAGATCGATGCCGGTTATGGCACTCCGGCGGCCCAGTGAGGCTCGACCCTCCGAAAGGAGAAGGGAGATCTCCCCAAGGGAGAGTCGACGCTCCCACATCGGCAGCCACATCTCGGCCCCGCTGCGCTTGGCCTGTTTGGGCTTGATGCGATCCTTCAGCGCCAGGGACGCGGACCCTGAGCCGGAGATGGCGACCGTAAATGGAAACGACGCCATCCCGCCCCGGGAGGCACCGAGACGGCGAGTGACAGCGCTTGCCCAGAGGCAGGCACCCTCAAGGCAAAGTATGTAGTCCCAGGGATTGGTATTGCTGCCGCCTTCTAGTCCTTGCGTTGCGTTGGGACCACCCGCAGCGGCTGGCGAAAAGTGACCGGGCGTCTGCGATGTTAAAACCCCGCGCCTTTGGGTCACGAACAGGCTGGTGTAAAGCGCATCGTCGCTCGCGCGCCGTATAACGCAGTTAACGACCTGCTGCGTAAAGCCCGACACGTAACTGCCGCTGCCTTCGTTGCCACCGGTGCCCAGTAGCGGCGGGAACGGCGGGGTATCGAGCGCGCAAGCGTCGAGCCATGCGATGACACTCTCGGGCAGGTTGCTGCGGCACTGCCGTAGCAGCTCCAGCTTGTCTTCGTTGCTTGCTTTTCCTGATAGAGCGAGTCGGTCGAGCAGCGTGCGCACGCTCGCTATACCCTCGCGAAACCGTGCAAGCCTGGTCTCAGTGTTCTGCACCACCGCCTCCAAAGCCTTGCGTGCCGACGTCTCTGACGCTCCAGGGTAAAATCCAGATCTCGCTCCCCAGGGTGCGAGGATTGGCGTCGGTTGGTACTCTTCGAGAAAAAAATTGACCAGCGCCGCCCGATCCAGGCTGGAGCTCAGCCAAAAAAGGTCATTTTCCCACCACGCGCGAGCCTCGCCATCCTTTTGCTCGCTGACAAGGCGGAGGATCCCCAGCGCCTTGAGATATGCCATCAAGGGTTGCGGAGTACAGCCGGGGATCTCGATGTCAAAGCGTTCGCGGTCAGGCATTGGCGGGCTTCCCCTGGGGCGCTTGCGCGGCACGCTGTTCGGCCTTTTTACTGGCGCGCATGTCCGCCGCGCGCACGATTGCCTCCAGGTAGGCGAGGCGGAATGGGCCGAGCCTGTCGCGCAAAGCGAGCATCCGTTCAGCCCATGACGGCGTGCTGGCAAAGGGCTGCTCGACACAGAGCCCCAGCTCCATTGGTTCCAGCGACAGGGAGACGGCTGGCGCGCTGACTCCTCCGCCCAAGTCAGTTTCCGGAAGCTCGTCGCCGTCCCAGATGCCGCGGGCAAAGCGCCGCTCCCTGCCGTTGCCGTTACTTCTTGGCTGTGGCAACGACTCGCCGGGCAGCGAGCGAATAGAAAGACGAACCTTGCCGTGATGGGCCGCCGCGAGATAGGCGGCGAGGTCGCGGACGTGGTCGGGGATCCTCGGATTAGTCGGGTCGAGAATCGCCAGGGCGGAGGCGAGTTCGTGGCGAAAATGGGGCCGCCCGTATCGCCTCCACTTACCCTTGGCTTTTGCCCAGAACCGGCGCACTTCTGGCGCGCCCTCGGGCAGCGCATCCTGGAAGACGCGATGCGCCTTACCCCGGTCGTGCCAGCGTGCAGCTAGGCGCGCGGCTTCGGCTTCGCCTTCGGAGAAGGGAAGCGCGGTCAGGATGGTTTCCAACTCGGAGCAGACCTCTTCGACGTGTTCGCCGATGGTTTGCCAGACCTCGATCCGCGAAGGACGGTCGTCGTCGTTAGCGTCGGGAACTTCCGGGGCGACCCTGCCGTTGCTGGGGCACTCAACAGCATGGTCGCTTTCCGGATCCCAACCCAGCTCTGCAGAGTAACCGCCGGCGTCGGCATGCACCATGAATACTTGCCCCGGAAACAGCCCGCTCTCACCGGCCGACTCCCATTTGGCATCGAGGAAATTCCAGCGCCAAACCATACCGGGACGGCTTTTGTTGCGCTCCTTGAAAAAGCCA contains:
- the csx17 gene encoding type I-U CRISPR-associated protein Csx17, whose amino-acid sequence is MPDRERFDIEIPGCTPQPLMAYLKALGILRLVSEQKDGEARAWWENDLFWLSSSLDRAALVNFFLEEYQPTPILAPWGARSGFYPGASETSARKALEAVVQNTETRLARFREGIASVRTLLDRLALSGKASNEDKLELLRQCRSNLPESVIAWLDACALDTPPFPPLLGTGGNEGSGSYVSGFTQQVVNCVIRRASDDALYTSLFVTQRRGVLTSQTPGHFSPAAAGGPNATQGLEGGSNTNPWDYILCLEGACLWASAVTRRLGASRGGMASFPFTVAISGSGSASLALKDRIKPKQAKRSGAEMWLPMWERRLSLGEISLLLSEGRASLGRRSAITGIDLARAASTLGVDRGIKRFIRTGFLMRNGQSFLSIPLGAFEVTERPSASLLQEIDTWLDRFRRASADKKAPPRFVSALSRIESAIFEFCKHGGAPLFQEVLVSVGNVERELANGGRFRDEHRLAPLGPLSDAWIEASNDSSPEFAIARAVASIYDRESKIGPLRANLEPIDWKKRSPNWAESDTATAWNAANPIANLLSVLERRLMDGERASCEHLPLSFRAATPLDAISAFISGAVDDARIEELLWGLMLVSGTNQAAPHPQSASDIPRAYALLKLLFLPGPLEIYRDAKGNPAVRLQLNQQGGAISIRAEPSIVQLLRANRLGEACVVAMRRLRATGLSPMPMPIRGRRARDRDWLELDRLGGDGLDSRRLAAALLFPVDNGAVNQLFRLVISIGDLDRDQAGNSPNP
- the csb2 gene encoding type I-U CRISPR-associated protein Csb2, translated to MLSVSIRFLAGRYHGTPWGRHVNEGAVEWPPSPWRVLRALVAAWKRTLPGLPQSRVEPILRLLAEPPQFVLPPASTGHTRHFMPWFKKGPDDRTMVFDTFVALPREAPVLIDWPTAALDSDQTEALSAILGNLNTFGRAESWCEARLESYGHIPGGFICAPLRGSLPAGHEIVRLLCADPSGAFDDGHVVTTQSVTVGRGKNRTTTETRSSIYDPAWNLCMETLQLHQERWSDPPGSLWISYARPTDCFRREPARRRAAPAPYIQIARYAIDSTVLPLVTETLPVAEAARRALMGTFGRLTERGGIRGRSATFSGKNESGEPLDGHSHAYYLPTDEDHDGRLDHLTIYAARGFDHKEQMALNRLAQLHTGRDSEASFPLRVLLLGLASAREYAPAPLGPAREWIGVTPYVATRYAKTRGTERIDLRSASDRTAFLQEDLRAQLATLRPELDAADVVIEPASDENGVFKIADRWRPIEFRRSRLKAGDDGARRLAGAFKITFVTPVPGPLALGYNSHFGMGLFMPRPDRDIRVPQE
- the cas2 gene encoding CRISPR-associated endonuclease Cas2, which produces MRNSYLVCYDICDDKRLRKVFQTMRDFGDHLQYSIFECQFSPTDLVRCRHALSEIIDHRRDQVLFVDLGPVQGRGERVIAALGRAYVPFDSPCIVIDNERDT
- the cas7u gene encoding type I-U CRISPR-associated RAMP protein Csb1/Cas7u, coding for MSVAHKTLATAPRLLMQAELKPLQGNRFQPTGFADLGPARYTLPDGTEMLLVESVQSVANRMELACWDGGSDDLIAELRGLPYIQVRSGDRLFTNSVLEAHRINSPYILEGQDKTVFEKLKQGAAGLESGPVNLKALAELVFRYDPGSVIHGVFLAKKELAGGRLRLPRILSGFIEASQVRVAESGGVKNDRVDPSGDTRQGFGNVPFHRTEFTARKITAFFNLDLALLRGYALPGEATELLIALSLFKVRRFLYTGLRLRTACDLQVTGELEVTRPEHFAIPAEDELLKECTELISSCKKHFADPPVTPVEWKPAKKPAAKSADENEPQEADQE